One Roseomonas gilardii subsp. gilardii genomic region harbors:
- a CDS encoding hydantoinase B/oxoprolinase family protein, protein MSAAAQDRVAVDPITVEVISSALSSITEEMGEALVRASYSTNIKERRDCSTALFNTAGETLCQAEHIPMHLGSFIGIIPHILKRHPVAEMRPGDVFMGNDAYEGGGTHLPDIVLAEPIFVEDGGRSRIVAWAVNTAHHADFADRGHAHIFQEGIRIPPIRLYRAGELQKDVQELLLLNCQVPRERLSDLRAQMAANRLGVERMQALCAKYGTDTVLAAGDALLDYAERKMRAGIATIPDGTYRFEDLFDNPEIDQDLPMACEITVAGDEMRLHFEAPDQVRAGLNMVYTALLSTVYYAVKTVVDPTILPNAGLARPLTVTARESSIVNCTAPAAVNGRIAACQRVVDLIHGALAQVVPERVIAACNGSVASATFVGTQPGTGEIWVYLETIGGGSGARHDKDGLDGVHVHMTNTSNLPAEALELEYPLTLLRYELVDGSGGCGTHRGGMGLRRVYRAEAECRLRVDGSRLRSAPWGLAGGLPGGKGGFVYGEGVAPFDHGSGVLRPGQVVEIVTPGAGGYGLPSGRGAEAVARDVAERRIDPETARRVYGVA, encoded by the coding sequence ATGAGCGCCGCCGCGCAGGACCGCGTCGCGGTCGATCCCATCACCGTCGAGGTGATCTCCTCCGCCCTGTCCTCGATCACCGAGGAGATGGGCGAGGCGCTGGTGCGCGCCTCCTATTCCACCAACATCAAGGAGCGGCGGGACTGCTCCACGGCCCTGTTCAACACGGCGGGGGAGACGCTGTGCCAGGCCGAGCACATCCCGATGCATCTGGGCAGCTTCATCGGCATCATCCCGCATATCCTCAAGCGCCATCCGGTTGCGGAGATGCGGCCGGGCGATGTCTTCATGGGCAACGACGCCTATGAGGGCGGCGGCACGCACCTGCCGGACATCGTGCTGGCCGAGCCGATCTTCGTCGAGGATGGCGGGCGGAGCCGTATCGTCGCCTGGGCGGTGAACACGGCCCACCATGCTGATTTCGCCGATCGCGGCCATGCGCATATCTTCCAGGAAGGCATCCGCATCCCGCCGATCCGCCTCTACCGCGCCGGCGAGTTGCAGAAGGACGTGCAGGAGCTTCTGCTGCTGAACTGCCAGGTGCCGCGCGAGCGCCTGTCGGACCTGCGGGCGCAGATGGCGGCCAACCGGCTAGGCGTGGAGCGGATGCAGGCGCTCTGCGCAAAGTACGGCACGGACACGGTGCTGGCGGCGGGCGACGCGCTGCTGGACTATGCCGAGCGCAAGATGCGCGCGGGCATCGCCACCATCCCCGACGGCACCTACCGCTTCGAGGATCTGTTCGACAATCCTGAGATCGACCAGGACCTGCCGATGGCCTGCGAGATCACCGTGGCGGGCGACGAGATGCGGCTGCATTTCGAGGCGCCGGACCAGGTCCGCGCCGGGCTGAACATGGTCTACACGGCACTGCTTTCCACCGTCTATTACGCGGTGAAGACGGTGGTGGACCCGACCATCCTGCCCAATGCCGGCCTCGCCCGGCCGCTGACGGTCACGGCGCGGGAGAGCAGTATCGTCAACTGCACCGCCCCGGCCGCGGTGAACGGGCGCATCGCCGCCTGCCAGCGCGTGGTGGACCTGATCCACGGGGCCCTGGCCCAGGTGGTGCCGGAACGGGTGATCGCCGCCTGCAACGGCTCCGTCGCCTCCGCCACCTTCGTCGGTACGCAGCCAGGCACGGGGGAGATCTGGGTCTATCTGGAAACCATCGGCGGCGGTTCCGGCGCCCGTCACGACAAGGACGGGCTGGACGGCGTGCATGTCCATATGACCAACACCTCCAACCTCCCGGCCGAGGCGCTGGAGCTGGAATATCCGCTCACCCTGCTGCGCTATGAACTAGTGGACGGTTCCGGCGGCTGCGGCACGCATCGCGGCGGCATGGGGCTGCGCCGGGTCTATCGCGCCGAGGCCGAGTGCCGGCTGCGCGTGGACGGCTCCCGCCTGCGCTCCGCGCCCTGGGGGCTGGCCGGCGGCCTGCCGGGCGGCAAGGGCGGCTTCGTCTATGGCGAGGGAGTGGCGCCCTTCGACCATGGCTCCGGCGTGCTCAGGCCCGGACAGGTGGTGGAGATCGTCACCCCCGGCGCCGGTGGTTACGGCCTACCCTCCGGCCGCGGCGCGGAGGCGGTCGCCCGCGACGTGGCGGAACGCCGCATCGACCCCGAAACCGCGCGCCGGGTCTACGGCGTGGCCTGA
- a CDS encoding MBL fold metallo-hydrolase — protein MSFASTKDLAEKKVSFEELGPGLYGYTAEGDPNSGVVIGDDSVLVVDAQATPRMAQDVIARIRTVTDKPVKHVVLSHYHAVRVLGASGYEGAEIIASDVTRDMIVERGQQDMDSEIGRFPRLFRGKESIPGLTWPDITFQKKMTLWLGKREVQIIHIGRSHTAGDTVVWLPKERVLFAGDTVEFGATPYCGDAHFTDWPGTLAALKALGPKAMVPGRGRSLVTEADIAEGIEGTASFTTDLFAIAKEGVAAGKELGEIYAIAMERMRPKYGHWVIFEHCMPFDVSRAYDEARGLDRPQIWTAERDVEMWRALEGSRPVKSAELDG, from the coding sequence ATGTCATTCGCCAGCACCAAGGATCTCGCCGAGAAGAAGGTCTCCTTCGAGGAGCTCGGCCCCGGCCTCTATGGCTACACCGCCGAGGGCGACCCCAATTCCGGCGTGGTGATCGGCGACGATTCCGTGCTGGTGGTGGATGCCCAGGCGACGCCGCGCATGGCGCAGGACGTGATCGCCCGCATCCGCACCGTGACCGACAAGCCGGTGAAGCATGTGGTGCTCTCGCACTACCACGCCGTGCGCGTGCTTGGCGCTTCGGGCTACGAGGGCGCGGAGATCATCGCTTCCGATGTCACGCGCGACATGATCGTGGAGCGCGGCCAGCAGGACATGGACAGCGAGATCGGCCGCTTCCCGCGCCTGTTCCGGGGCAAGGAAAGCATTCCCGGCCTCACCTGGCCCGACATCACCTTCCAGAAGAAGATGACGCTCTGGCTCGGCAAGCGGGAGGTGCAGATCATCCATATCGGCCGTTCCCACACGGCGGGCGACACGGTGGTCTGGCTGCCGAAGGAGCGTGTGCTCTTCGCCGGCGACACGGTGGAATTCGGCGCCACCCCCTATTGCGGCGACGCGCATTTCACCGACTGGCCCGGCACGCTGGCGGCGCTGAAGGCGCTGGGGCCCAAGGCGATGGTGCCGGGCCGCGGCCGCTCGCTGGTCACGGAGGCCGATATCGCGGAGGGCATCGAGGGCACCGCCTCCTTCACCACCGACCTCTTCGCCATCGCGAAGGAAGGCGTGGCGGCCGGCAAGGAACTCGGCGAGATCTACGCGATCGCCATGGAGCGGATGCGCCCGAAATACGGCCACTGGGTGATCTTCGAGCACTGCATGCCCTTCGACGTCAGCCGCGCCTATGACGAGGCGCGCGGGCTGGACCGGCCGCAGATCTGGACCGCCGAGCGGGACGTGGAGATGTGGCGCGCCCTGGAGGGCAGCCGCCCTGTGAAATCCGCCGAGCTGGACGGCTGA
- the hmgA gene encoding homogentisate 1,2-dioxygenase: MNQTVKPALAVAPSSAVNQVAYLSGFGNGFETEALPGALPVGRNSPQRCAYGLYAEQLSGSPFTAPRATNERSWLYRIRPTVAHWGQFRKADAGLWRTAPCVETEMAPAPLRWDPVPLPEGKGTDFLEGIRTITTAGDAAAQAGMGSHVYLVTRSMRDEYFYNADGEMLFVPQQGDLRLWTEFGIIDIEPGEIAVIPRGVKIRVELHDEQPARGYLCENYGGAFTLPDRGPIGANCLANPRDFLTPVAAYEDRDTPSTLTIKWGGNLWRAEIPHSPLDVVAWHGNYAPYKYDLRRYSPVGPILFDHADPSIFTVLTSPSETPGTANIDFVIFSDRWLVAENTFRPPWYHMNVMSEFMGLIYGVYDAKTGGGFAPGGFSLHNTMLPHGPDQSSFEKASSVELQPHKLEGTLAFMFETRFPQRVTRFAAEAPQLQSDYAGYGLGLHKNFDPSHP, encoded by the coding sequence ATGAACCAGACCGTGAAACCCGCGCTGGCTGTGGCACCGTCCAGCGCGGTGAACCAGGTGGCCTATCTCTCCGGCTTCGGCAACGGCTTCGAGACGGAGGCCCTGCCGGGCGCCCTGCCGGTCGGGCGCAACTCGCCGCAGCGCTGCGCCTACGGGCTTTATGCCGAGCAGCTTTCGGGCTCGCCCTTCACCGCGCCGCGCGCCACCAACGAGCGCTCCTGGCTCTACCGCATCCGTCCGACCGTGGCGCATTGGGGGCAGTTCCGGAAGGCCGATGCCGGGCTCTGGCGCACGGCACCCTGCGTGGAGACCGAGATGGCCCCCGCGCCGCTGCGTTGGGACCCGGTCCCCCTGCCCGAAGGGAAGGGCACGGATTTCCTGGAAGGCATCCGCACCATCACCACGGCCGGCGACGCGGCGGCCCAGGCAGGCATGGGCAGCCATGTCTATCTCGTCACCCGCTCCATGCGCGACGAATACTTCTACAACGCCGATGGCGAGATGCTCTTCGTGCCGCAGCAGGGCGACCTGCGGCTCTGGACCGAGTTCGGCATCATCGACATCGAGCCGGGCGAGATCGCGGTGATCCCGCGCGGCGTGAAGATCCGTGTCGAACTGCATGACGAGCAGCCGGCGCGCGGCTATCTCTGCGAGAATTACGGCGGCGCCTTCACCCTGCCGGACCGCGGCCCGATCGGCGCCAACTGCCTCGCCAACCCGCGCGACTTCCTCACTCCTGTGGCGGCCTATGAGGACCGCGACACCCCCTCGACCCTCACCATCAAATGGGGCGGCAATCTGTGGCGCGCGGAAATCCCGCACTCGCCGCTCGACGTGGTTGCCTGGCACGGCAACTACGCCCCCTACAAATACGACCTGCGCCGCTACTCGCCGGTCGGGCCGATCCTCTTCGACCATGCCGACCCGTCGATCTTCACCGTACTGACCTCGCCCTCCGAGACGCCCGGCACGGCCAATATCGACTTCGTGATCTTCTCCGATCGCTGGCTGGTGGCCGAGAACACCTTCCGTCCGCCCTGGTACCACATGAACGTGATGAGCGAGTTCATGGGCCTGATCTACGGCGTCTATGACGCCAAGACCGGCGGCGGTTTCGCGCCGGGCGGCTTCTCGCTGCACAACACCATGCTGCCGCACGGGCCGGACCAGTCTTCCTTCGAGAAGGCCAGCAGCGTCGAACTGCAGCCGCACAAGCTGGAGGGCACGCTGGCCTTCATGTTCGAGACCCGCTTCCCGCAGCGCGTGACCCGCTTCGCCGCCGAGGCACCGCAACTGCAGTCCGACTATGCCGGCTACGGCCTGGGCCTGCACAAGAACTTCGACCCGAGCCACCCGTGA
- a CDS encoding MarR family winged helix-turn-helix transcriptional regulator — protein sequence MTRAPRSVAKAAEAEMDAPRPLVLGEFLPYRLSVVTEAVSSLFATRYQERFGLSIPEWRVVAVVGEQGSPTTQEVIERTGMDRVRVSRAVIRLADKGLLDRRAHPRDQRAQILSLTRQGLATYRQIVPLALTLQAALASALTEAEQRQLGGILAKIGTRAREMLGEEAGHEEAG from the coding sequence GTGACCCGCGCCCCCCGATCCGTGGCCAAGGCGGCGGAAGCCGAGATGGATGCCCCCCGGCCGCTGGTGCTGGGGGAATTCCTTCCCTATCGCCTGTCGGTGGTGACGGAGGCGGTGAGCAGCCTCTTCGCCACCCGCTACCAGGAACGCTTCGGCCTCAGCATCCCGGAATGGCGCGTGGTCGCGGTGGTGGGCGAACAGGGCTCGCCCACCACGCAGGAGGTGATCGAGCGCACCGGCATGGACCGGGTGCGGGTCAGCCGCGCCGTGATCCGCCTCGCCGACAAGGGGCTGCTGGACCGCCGCGCCCATCCGCGCGACCAGCGGGCGCAGATCCTGAGCCTGACGCGGCAGGGGCTGGCAACCTATCGCCAGATCGTGCCGCTGGCCCTGACGCTGCAGGCGGCGCTGGCCTCGGCGCTGACCGAGGCCGAGCAGCGGCAGCTCGGCGGCATCCTCGCGAAGATCGGCACGCGGGCGCGCGAGATGCTGGGCGAGGAAGCGGGGCATGAGGAGGCGGGCTGA
- a CDS encoding ABC transporter substrate-binding protein: MFPRLARRSLLGAGMALPLLGLSARAAGSSGVLRLGLSSYPPNLTPWINAGSATGTVMTLMHRGLLSFDAQGKLQGEIAERWEADGKDWVFHLRDVTFHNGKKLTPADVKWSIEQVGGEKSTAYMRPQFQNVAQVETPDARTVRLVMKQPMTTIPEWLATYFMPIVAQNSVERGGSGVGAGPFVLKASERGTSIDLEAFPGFYKPGLPKLKGVRIVAYPDENARVAALIAGDVDMIDYVPWQSMARIESEPKLRLDTQNGPFMYLNFNGRSGPLANPLVRQAIGFAINRQDIVRSAFFGRGSPIHGAPLSPDSPYFSETAGKAFRHDPAQAKALLAKAGLPDGFSCNLLSTAQYGMHKDTGEVVQQNLATVGIQVQLNLPDWATRVQLGNRGQYDLAVNGTAVEIADPDGMSPIIDNSLPPSYTRSTGFETPGLNRLLAEGRAESDVPKRKAIYAKVQDLVVEDVPTLALCYRSQGYAMTRALQGFANLPGPLTFYSPATLDGASLP, translated from the coding sequence ATGTTTCCACGCCTTGCCCGTCGCTCTCTGCTCGGGGCAGGCATGGCCCTGCCCCTGCTCGGCCTTTCCGCCCGGGCGGCGGGTTCCTCCGGGGTGCTGCGCCTGGGCCTTTCCTCCTACCCACCCAACCTGACGCCCTGGATCAATGCCGGCTCCGCCACGGGGACGGTGATGACGTTGATGCATCGCGGGCTGCTGTCCTTCGATGCACAGGGGAAGCTCCAGGGGGAGATCGCGGAGCGCTGGGAGGCGGATGGCAAGGACTGGGTCTTCCACCTGCGCGACGTGACCTTCCACAACGGGAAGAAGCTGACCCCGGCCGATGTGAAATGGTCGATCGAGCAGGTGGGCGGCGAGAAGTCCACCGCCTATATGCGGCCACAGTTCCAGAACGTGGCCCAGGTCGAGACGCCGGATGCGCGCACCGTGCGGCTGGTGATGAAGCAGCCGATGACCACCATCCCGGAATGGCTCGCCACCTATTTCATGCCGATCGTGGCGCAGAACTCGGTCGAGCGCGGCGGCAGCGGCGTGGGGGCCGGGCCTTTCGTGCTGAAGGCGTCGGAGCGCGGCACCTCCATCGACCTGGAGGCCTTCCCGGGTTTCTACAAGCCCGGCCTGCCGAAGCTGAAGGGCGTCCGCATCGTCGCCTATCCCGACGAGAACGCCCGGGTCGCGGCGCTGATCGCGGGCGATGTGGACATGATCGACTATGTGCCCTGGCAATCCATGGCCCGGATCGAATCCGAGCCCAAGCTGCGCCTGGACACGCAGAACGGCCCCTTCATGTACCTGAACTTCAACGGGCGCAGCGGGCCGCTGGCCAACCCGCTGGTGCGGCAGGCGATCGGCTTCGCGATCAACCGCCAGGACATCGTCAGGAGCGCCTTCTTCGGGCGCGGATCGCCCATCCATGGCGCGCCGCTCTCGCCGGACAGCCCATATTTCTCCGAGACCGCGGGCAAGGCCTTCCGACACGACCCGGCACAGGCCAAGGCGCTGCTGGCCAAGGCCGGCCTGCCGGATGGCTTCTCCTGCAACCTGCTCTCCACCGCGCAATACGGCATGCACAAGGACACGGGGGAGGTGGTGCAGCAGAACCTCGCCACCGTGGGCATCCAGGTGCAGCTGAACCTGCCGGACTGGGCCACGCGGGTCCAGTTGGGCAATCGCGGCCAGTACGACCTGGCGGTGAACGGCACGGCGGTGGAGATCGCCGATCCGGACGGGATGAGCCCGATCATCGACAACAGCCTGCCGCCTTCCTACACGCGCAGCACGGGGTTCGAGACGCCCGGGCTGAACCGGTTGCTGGCCGAAGGCAGGGCCGAGAGCGACGTGCCGAAGCGCAAGGCCATCTATGCGAAGGTGCAGGATCTGGTGGTGGAGGATGTGCCGACCCTGGCCCTCTGCTACCGCTCCCAGGGCTATGCCATGACCAGGGCCCTGCAGGGCTTCGCCAATCTTCCGGGGCCGCTTACCTTCTACTCGCCCGCCACGCTGGATGGGGCGAGCCTGCCATGA
- a CDS encoding SDR family NAD(P)-dependent oxidoreductase, with translation MLEPQGRVVMVSGASRGIGRAVVERLLDSGFTVSAGVRNPEALPEHPGLSRHRYDAEDLASAEAWVAGTMARHGRLDGLVNAAGINPMASLHDADETALDSLWRVNVKGPVRLIRLAWPHLVAAGHGRVVNLASLSGKRVKNANLGYAMSKFAVVALTHEVRREGWDQGIRATAVCPSFVNTDMTGHVTSWPREKMTQPADLARLIETCLLLPDEAVVAELLVNCRLEDLF, from the coding sequence ATGCTGGAACCCCAGGGACGCGTGGTGATGGTGTCCGGTGCCTCGCGCGGCATCGGGCGGGCGGTGGTGGAACGGCTGTTGGACAGTGGCTTCACCGTTTCTGCCGGGGTGCGGAACCCCGAGGCGCTGCCGGAGCATCCGGGCCTCAGCCGCCACCGCTATGACGCGGAGGATCTGGCCAGCGCGGAAGCCTGGGTGGCCGGGACCATGGCCCGGCACGGGCGGCTGGATGGGCTGGTGAACGCGGCGGGGATCAACCCCATGGCCAGCCTGCACGATGCCGACGAGACGGCGCTGGACTCGCTCTGGCGGGTGAATGTGAAGGGGCCGGTGCGGCTCATCCGCCTCGCTTGGCCGCATCTCGTGGCCGCCGGGCATGGGCGGGTGGTGAACCTGGCCTCGCTGTCCGGCAAGCGGGTGAAGAACGCCAATCTCGGCTATGCGATGAGCAAGTTCGCCGTGGTGGCGCTGACCCACGAGGTACGGCGCGAGGGCTGGGATCAAGGCATCCGCGCCACCGCCGTCTGCCCTTCCTTCGTCAATACCGACATGACCGGCCATGTGACGAGCTGGCCGAGGGAGAAGATGACGCAGCCGGCCGATCTCGCCCGGCTGATCGAGACCTGCCTGCTGCTGCCGGATGAGGCGGTGGTGGCGGAACTGCTGGTCAATTGCCGCCTGGAGGATCTGTTCTGA
- a CDS encoding FAD-dependent oxidoreductase, giving the protein MEGRIKGLQEAVSPSVPGSASLVTAPVTDYQALRFGYRRSADQDAAQPVRHPVVVVGAGPVGLATAIDLAQSGTSVVVLDDDDRLAGGSRAICFAKRTLEIFDRLGCGQRMVEKGVVWNRGKVFFRDEPVYSFDLLPETGHARPAFINLQQYYVEGFLLDRARELPNLEIRWKNSLAGLQDGPDGVRLEVETPDGPYSLLADWLVAADGGRSPTRRLMGLESRGQVFRDRFLIADVRMEAAFPSERWFWFDPPFHPSQSVLLHRQPDHVWRIDFQLGWDADPEAEKRPENVIPRVRALLGEDRAFTLEWVSVYSFVCRRMDRFRHGRVLFTGDAAHGVSPFGARGANSGVQDAENLAWKLGLVLRGAAPESLLDSYDSERVFAADENIRHSTRSTDFITPKNEVSRAFRDAVLDLARDCNFARRMVNSGRLSVPAVLRDSPLNTPDGESFAGAMVPGAAAADAPVYRDGAAEWLLPHLGGGFTGLLFAGAPPSPDLMAGLRALGSGAVPMRLVILRPAGSTPFAVEGATVLEDAEGLARERYDGGEGGFYLIRPDQHVCARWRAADPARVRAALARASGNA; this is encoded by the coding sequence GTGGAAGGGAGGATCAAGGGGTTGCAGGAAGCCGTCTCGCCATCCGTGCCAGGTTCCGCTTCCCTGGTCACGGCCCCGGTGACCGATTACCAGGCGCTGCGCTTCGGCTACCGCCGCTCCGCCGACCAGGACGCCGCCCAGCCGGTCCGTCATCCGGTGGTGGTGGTCGGCGCCGGCCCGGTCGGGCTGGCCACCGCCATCGACCTCGCGCAATCCGGCACATCGGTGGTGGTGCTGGATGATGATGACCGCCTCGCCGGCGGCTCGCGCGCCATCTGCTTTGCCAAGCGCACGCTGGAGATCTTCGACCGCCTCGGCTGCGGGCAGCGCATGGTCGAGAAGGGCGTGGTCTGGAATCGCGGCAAGGTCTTCTTCCGCGACGAGCCCGTCTACAGCTTCGACCTGCTGCCCGAGACGGGCCATGCCCGCCCCGCCTTCATCAATCTGCAGCAATACTATGTCGAAGGCTTCCTGCTGGACCGCGCGCGGGAACTGCCGAATCTGGAGATCCGCTGGAAGAACAGCCTCGCGGGCCTGCAGGACGGCCCAGATGGCGTGCGGCTGGAGGTGGAGACGCCGGACGGGCCCTACAGCCTCCTGGCCGACTGGCTGGTTGCCGCCGATGGCGGCCGCAGCCCGACCCGCCGCCTGATGGGGCTGGAAAGCAGGGGACAGGTCTTCCGCGACCGCTTCCTGATCGCCGACGTGCGGATGGAGGCGGCCTTTCCCTCCGAGCGCTGGTTCTGGTTCGACCCGCCCTTCCACCCCAGCCAGTCCGTACTGCTGCACCGACAGCCGGACCATGTCTGGCGCATCGACTTCCAGCTCGGCTGGGATGCCGATCCGGAGGCGGAAAAGCGTCCGGAGAACGTCATCCCCCGCGTCAGGGCGCTGCTGGGCGAGGACCGTGCCTTCACCCTGGAATGGGTCAGCGTCTACAGCTTCGTCTGCCGCCGCATGGACCGCTTCCGCCACGGCCGTGTGCTGTTCACTGGAGACGCCGCGCATGGCGTCTCCCCCTTCGGCGCGCGCGGCGCCAACAGCGGCGTGCAGGATGCCGAGAACCTCGCCTGGAAGCTCGGCCTCGTGCTCCGCGGCGCGGCGCCGGAAAGCCTGCTCGACAGCTATGACAGCGAGCGTGTCTTCGCCGCCGACGAGAACATCCGCCACTCGACGCGCAGCACCGATTTCATCACGCCGAAGAACGAGGTCAGCCGCGCCTTCCGCGATGCCGTGCTGGATCTGGCGCGCGACTGCAACTTCGCCCGGCGCATGGTCAACAGCGGCCGCCTTTCCGTGCCGGCAGTGCTGCGCGACTCGCCGCTGAACACGCCGGATGGCGAGTCCTTCGCCGGCGCCATGGTGCCCGGCGCGGCGGCGGCGGATGCGCCCGTGTACCGGGACGGAGCGGCGGAATGGCTGCTGCCGCATCTGGGCGGCGGCTTCACCGGCCTGCTCTTCGCCGGGGCGCCGCCATCGCCCGACCTGATGGCCGGCCTGCGCGCGCTCGGCTCCGGTGCCGTGCCGATGCGCCTCGTGATCCTGCGCCCCGCCGGCTCCACGCCCTTCGCCGTGGAGGGGGCCACGGTGCTGGAGGATGCCGAGGGCCTGGCGCGGGAGCGCTACGATGGCGGGGAGGGGGGCTTCTACCTCATCCGCCCCGACCAGCATGTCTGCGCCCGCTGGCGCGCCGCCGATCCCGCAAGGGTCCGCGCCGCGCTCGCCCGTGCCAGCGGCAATGCCTGA
- a CDS encoding hydantoinase/oxoprolinase family protein, translated as MVWRIGVDSGGTFTDVCLFEEESGRMAVWKVPSTPDDPSRGIAQGFEEGIGQVGVAAGEVGFLGHGTTVATNALIQHRGVKTGLITTDGFRDLLEIGRQKRPDLYDLQADKPEILVSRDLRLEVPERVHHDGRVETALDEQAVREAARALKAADVKSVAISFLYGFVRPEHEAAAKRIVEEEFPEAFVCASHEVAPEFREFERLSTTAVNAYLGPVMEGYIRRLSARLRDLGLAVTPQLTQSNGGVIGFEAAARLPVRTVLSGPSTGVVAAQEIGRMVGIPDLITFDMGGTSTDVALLKDSQCRLTAEAEVHGYPIKAPMLDIHTVGAGGGSIAYVDSGGLLKVGPRSCGAFPGPVCYDQGSTEPSTTDANVVLQTLNPTHLLAGRMPVRQDLAKEAIGRLAERLGLDVMATAQGIISVVTANMARAIRVISVQRGHDPRDYTLVAFGGAGPLHAARLAKELDISRILVPLTPGILCATGLLLTDLRADFASTRLAVLDEASLPLMRGAFAGLETQAGSWFEAEGIAPEARRLKRTVDMRYAGQNYELSIPLPEGEIGQATLDALAEGFAAAHRQRYGFVAEGETVQLVTYRVEATGLVRKAAFQPQPEEGPDASAARTGEREVWMPEAGGWTPCPIYDRAKLRPGNIVQGPAIIEQMDTTTVVLPAMAARVEPYLNLILEAA; from the coding sequence ATGGTCTGGCGTATCGGGGTGGATTCCGGCGGCACCTTCACCGATGTCTGCCTCTTCGAGGAGGAGAGCGGGCGGATGGCGGTGTGGAAGGTGCCCTCCACGCCGGACGATCCCTCGCGCGGCATCGCGCAGGGCTTCGAGGAAGGCATCGGCCAGGTCGGCGTCGCGGCCGGCGAGGTGGGCTTCCTGGGCCATGGCACCACGGTGGCAACCAACGCGCTGATCCAGCACCGCGGCGTGAAGACCGGGCTGATCACCACGGACGGGTTCCGCGACCTGCTGGAGATCGGACGGCAGAAGCGGCCGGACCTCTACGACCTGCAGGCCGACAAGCCCGAGATCCTGGTCTCGCGCGACCTGCGGCTGGAGGTGCCGGAGCGTGTCCACCATGACGGCCGGGTGGAGACCGCGCTGGACGAGCAGGCGGTGCGCGAGGCCGCCCGGGCGCTGAAGGCGGCGGATGTGAAATCCGTGGCCATCTCCTTCCTCTACGGCTTCGTCCGGCCGGAGCACGAGGCCGCCGCGAAGCGCATCGTGGAGGAGGAGTTTCCCGAAGCCTTCGTCTGCGCCAGCCACGAGGTAGCCCCCGAGTTCCGCGAGTTCGAACGGCTCTCCACCACGGCGGTGAACGCCTATCTGGGCCCGGTGATGGAGGGCTATATCCGCCGTCTCTCCGCCCGGCTGCGCGACCTCGGCCTCGCCGTCACGCCGCAGCTCACGCAGAGCAATGGCGGCGTCATCGGCTTCGAGGCGGCGGCGCGGCTGCCCGTCCGGACCGTGCTGTCCGGCCCCTCCACCGGCGTGGTGGCGGCGCAGGAGATCGGGCGGATGGTCGGCATCCCCGACCTGATCACCTTCGACATGGGCGGCACCTCCACCGATGTCGCACTGCTGAAGGACAGCCAGTGCCGCCTGACCGCGGAGGCCGAAGTGCATGGCTATCCGATCAAGGCGCCGATGCTCGACATCCACACCGTGGGCGCGGGCGGCGGCTCCATCGCCTATGTGGACAGCGGCGGGCTGCTGAAGGTCGGACCGCGCTCCTGCGGCGCCTTCCCCGGGCCGGTCTGCTACGATCAGGGCAGCACCGAGCCCTCCACCACCGACGCGAATGTGGTGCTGCAGACGCTGAACCCGACGCATCTGCTGGCCGGCCGCATGCCGGTGCGGCAGGACCTGGCGAAGGAGGCGATCGGGCGTCTGGCGGAGAGGCTGGGGCTGGACGTGATGGCCACGGCGCAGGGCATCATCAGCGTGGTGACAGCCAACATGGCGCGCGCCATCCGCGTCATCTCCGTGCAGCGCGGCCACGACCCGCGCGACTACACCCTGGTTGCCTTCGGCGGCGCCGGGCCGCTGCATGCGGCGCGTCTGGCGAAGGAGCTCGACATCTCCCGCATCCTGGTGCCGCTGACGCCGGGCATCCTCTGCGCCACCGGGCTGCTGCTGACCGACCTGCGGGCGGATTTCGCCTCCACGCGGCTGGCGGTGCTGGACGAGGCCTCCCTGCCGCTGATGCGCGGGGCCTTCGCCGGGCTGGAAACCCAGGCCGGGAGCTGGTTCGAAGCGGAGGGCATCGCACCGGAGGCGCGGCGCCTGAAGCGCACGGTGGACATGCGCTATGCCGGGCAGAACTACGAGCTGAGCATCCCGCTTCCCGAAGGGGAGATCGGACAGGCGACGCTCGACGCCCTGGCCGAGGGCTTCGCCGCCGCGCACCGGCAGCGCTATGGCTTCGTGGCGGAGGGCGAGACGGTGCAGCTCGTCACCTATCGCGTCGAGGCCACAGGGCTGGTGCGCAAGGCCGCCTTCCAGCCGCAGCCGGAGGAAGGGCCGGACGCCTCCGCCGCGCGGACCGGCGAGCGCGAGGTCTGGATGCCCGAGGCCGGCGGCTGGACCCCCTGTCCCATCTACGACCGCGCGAAGCTGCGGCCCGGCAACATCGTTCAGGGCCCGGCCATCATCGAGCAGATGGACACCACCACCGTGGTGCTGCCCGCCATGGCCGCCCGTGTCGAACCCTATCTGAACCTGATCCTGGAGGCCGCATGA
- a CDS encoding DUF2783 domain-containing protein has product MPHQATLNTEPHIEAPDDFYAALVDAQRGLTPAQSQQVNARLILLLANHIGDTRVLEQALARARAGIVPAGADETLRATR; this is encoded by the coding sequence ATGCCGCACCAGGCCACCCTGAACACCGAGCCCCATATCGAGGCGCCGGACGATTTCTACGCCGCGCTGGTCGATGCCCAGCGCGGCCTCACCCCGGCGCAGAGCCAGCAGGTGAATGCGCGGCTGATCCTGCTTCTCGCCAACCATATCGGCGATACCCGGGTGCTGGAACAGGCCCTGGCTCGCGCCCGGGCGGGCATTGTCCCCGCCGGAGCCGACGAGACCCTGCGTGCCACGCGATGA